The following proteins come from a genomic window of Nocardiopsis sp. YSL2:
- a CDS encoding NAD(P)H-binding protein: MDNAPVLVIGATGKTGRRVTARLREQGIEVRAASRSGEVRFDWADPDTWQPALEGVSGVYIVPLDAPPSRTPALVEAAVAAGVSRLVLLSARGVDVPGYFGADTTASELHLAGERAVRESGVDWTILRPSWFAQNFSEGDFRDAIVAGELALPAGEGRAAFVDTEDIAAVAVAALTGDGHAGRTYELTGPRAVGLAELLGEIGRVAGIETGYVPVGETDFQDALVAEGVSPEEAKLWSDAMHAIRTSGDAVVADGVRRALGREPRDIADVVRDEDARGAWKQ, translated from the coding sequence ATGGACAACGCACCAGTACTCGTCATCGGAGCGACCGGCAAGACCGGCCGCCGGGTCACCGCCCGCCTACGGGAGCAGGGCATCGAGGTCAGAGCCGCGTCGCGCTCGGGAGAGGTCCGGTTCGACTGGGCCGATCCGGACACGTGGCAGCCGGCCCTGGAGGGGGTCTCGGGGGTGTACATCGTCCCCCTGGACGCGCCGCCCTCACGCACACCCGCGCTGGTCGAGGCCGCCGTGGCCGCCGGAGTGAGTCGCCTGGTGCTGTTGAGCGCCCGCGGCGTGGACGTGCCCGGCTACTTCGGCGCCGACACCACCGCGAGCGAGCTGCACCTGGCGGGGGAGCGCGCGGTCCGCGAATCGGGGGTGGACTGGACGATCCTGCGGCCGAGCTGGTTCGCGCAGAACTTCAGCGAGGGAGACTTCCGGGACGCCATCGTGGCGGGAGAGCTGGCACTGCCCGCCGGGGAAGGGCGGGCGGCGTTCGTGGACACCGAGGACATCGCGGCCGTGGCGGTCGCCGCGCTCACCGGGGACGGCCACGCGGGTCGGACCTACGAACTCACCGGGCCGCGCGCCGTCGGCCTGGCCGAACTGCTGGGCGAGATCGGCCGTGTCGCCGGGATCGAGACGGGCTACGTTCCGGTCGGCGAGACCGATTTCCAGGACGCGCTGGTCGCGGAGGGCGTCTCTCCCGAGGAGGCCAAGCTGTGGTCCGACGCCATGCACGCGATCCGCACGAGCGGGGACGCGGTGGTCGCCGACGGAGTGCGCCGAGCCCTGGGCCGGGAGCCGCGCGACATCGCCGACGTCGTGCGGGACGAGGACGCTCGGGGCGCCTGGAAGCAGTGA
- a CDS encoding AraC family transcriptional regulator: MDVVDTLLSGVRGRGSVFGRSVLRPPWSLRFTDAPYLTLCTPLRGAGWIVPSTGRPRRVSTGEAAIVRGPEPFTFTDDPAAPAPVPVPVPSRGAGGASHAAASEGPGELSGRTVLLAGAYDVRAEVPHHLLRVLPPVLVVPDNGDCAPLRDYLESQIATAGPGRQTVLDRLLDWLLVCSLRDWFDRPEAERPQWYAALGDEVVGPALRALHEAPAEPWTTASLAARAGVSRTTLAKRFTEQVGEGPVSYLTGWRMTLAADLLARPELTVAAVARRVGYADAFGFSAAFKRVRGVSPTAFRLGLAAVEHDGPRSPRVEVAGPVG, from the coding sequence ATGGACGTGGTCGACACACTGCTGAGCGGAGTCCGGGGGCGCGGATCGGTGTTCGGGAGGTCCGTCCTGCGACCGCCCTGGTCACTCCGGTTCACCGACGCCCCCTACCTCACGCTGTGCACGCCCTTGCGCGGCGCGGGCTGGATCGTGCCGTCGACCGGACGGCCCCGGCGGGTCTCGACGGGGGAGGCGGCGATCGTCCGGGGACCGGAGCCCTTCACCTTCACCGACGATCCTGCCGCGCCCGCGCCGGTTCCGGTACCGGTTCCGTCGCGTGGGGCCGGCGGCGCCTCCCACGCGGCCGCCTCCGAGGGCCCCGGAGAGCTGTCCGGCCGCACGGTGCTGCTGGCGGGGGCCTATGACGTGCGTGCCGAGGTCCCGCACCACCTCCTGCGCGTCCTGCCACCGGTGCTCGTCGTCCCCGACAACGGTGACTGCGCCCCGCTGCGCGACTACCTGGAGTCGCAGATCGCCACCGCCGGGCCGGGTCGTCAGACCGTCCTGGACCGGCTGTTGGACTGGCTGCTGGTGTGCTCGCTGCGCGACTGGTTCGACCGGCCCGAGGCCGAGCGGCCCCAGTGGTACGCGGCCCTGGGCGACGAGGTGGTCGGCCCGGCGCTGCGGGCCCTGCACGAGGCTCCGGCCGAGCCCTGGACCACGGCGTCGCTGGCGGCCCGCGCGGGGGTTTCGCGCACGACCCTGGCCAAGCGGTTCACCGAGCAGGTCGGCGAGGGCCCCGTCTCCTACCTGACGGGCTGGCGGATGACCCTCGCCGCCGACCTGCTGGCCCGGCCGGAGCTGACCGTCGCCGCGGTCGCCCGCCGGGTCGGCTACGCGGACGCCTTCGGGTTCAGCGCCGCCTTCAAGCGGGTGCGCGGGGTCAGCCCGACCGCCTTCCGCCTGGGGCTCGCCGCCGTGGAGCACGACGGCCCGCGGTCCCCTCGGGTGGAGGTCGCGGGCCCGGTCGGGTGA
- a CDS encoding DUF397 domain-containing protein, translated as MSAEWHKSTYSGGSNDCVEIREKPDGADVRDTRHRAAGHLSFSPAEWCGFLRGLRGSRSRLQ; from the coding sequence ATGTCTGCTGAATGGCACAAGTCGACGTACAGCGGTGGCAGCAACGACTGTGTCGAAATCCGGGAGAAACCGGACGGCGCGGACGTCCGCGACACCCGCCACCGCGCGGCGGGCCACCTGTCGTTCTCCCCGGCCGAATGGTGCGGCTTCCTGCGCGGGCTGCGCGGGAGCCGGTCCCGCCTACAGTGA
- a CDS encoding helix-turn-helix transcriptional regulator — translation MPPHKQALLRYGREVQRLRNEVSLTQTALARRVNSSKSQISDIERGKANPSAQLRSALDGAIGFGQLERLWDDLTGGRRPAWLDEIATAVQEAEAVYEYQALAFPSYLQTEGCARALIRSALPWLPPDEISARVRERMDRARHMDESLHPMLWLVIDRSLLSRRYGGPHATREQLAHVASLAERERLTLQVVPTDHPKHPGNSGSFRVLTMRDDPDIAYVESAEEGRVLTNSTSVARRRMLFAALQGVALDPESSLRAIHEEMKRME, via the coding sequence ATGCCCCCTCACAAGCAAGCGCTCCTTCGCTACGGGCGGGAAGTGCAGCGTCTCCGCAACGAGGTGTCCTTGACACAGACGGCTCTGGCACGCCGCGTCAACAGCAGCAAATCCCAGATCTCGGACATCGAACGAGGAAAGGCGAACCCCTCAGCGCAGTTGCGGTCGGCGTTGGACGGGGCCATTGGATTCGGTCAACTGGAGCGTTTATGGGACGATCTCACCGGCGGCAGACGGCCGGCCTGGTTGGACGAGATCGCCACCGCCGTACAAGAAGCGGAAGCGGTGTACGAATACCAGGCCCTGGCCTTTCCGAGTTATCTTCAGACCGAGGGGTGCGCCCGCGCGCTCATCCGTTCCGCGCTGCCCTGGCTGCCGCCGGACGAGATCTCCGCACGCGTGCGCGAGCGCATGGACCGGGCCCGGCACATGGACGAGTCCCTTCATCCGATGCTGTGGCTGGTCATCGACCGGTCGTTGTTGAGTCGCAGGTACGGTGGTCCGCACGCCACGCGTGAGCAACTGGCGCACGTCGCCAGCCTGGCCGAGCGGGAACGGCTCACGCTCCAGGTCGTTCCGACCGACCATCCGAAGCATCCTGGAAACTCCGGGTCGTTTCGAGTTCTCACGATGCGCGATGATCCCGACATCGCCTATGTGGAAAGCGCGGAAGAGGGACGCGTTCTCACGAATTCGACATCCGTGGCACGACGTCGCATGCTGTTCGCCGCCCTCCAGGGCGTGGCCCTGGATCCGGAATCGTCACTGCGGGCGATCCACGAAGAGATGAAGAGGATGGAATAG
- a CDS encoding ATP-binding protein has protein sequence MDTRPALSVTISLSEAGPGLPESPGDLTPILPDGGRPLAPELTVPGLPSQARPVRRYLHDLTAGLPVAAAHAVWLGSELFANAVLHSRSGDPGGTVTVGVYEWPDRIRVRMVDDGPRAESPGGPHVRPLDLAEPGGLGLRVVSLKAARWGVDHPGDGCTGVWFDLDSTGRPRGGR, from the coding sequence GTGGACACTCGACCCGCCCTGTCCGTGACCATCAGCCTCAGCGAGGCCGGACCCGGACTGCCGGAATCGCCCGGTGATCTCACGCCGATCCTGCCCGACGGCGGACGGCCGCTGGCCCCGGAGCTGACGGTGCCGGGCCTGCCGTCCCAGGCCCGGCCGGTCCGCCGCTACCTGCACGACCTCACCGCGGGGCTGCCGGTGGCCGCCGCCCACGCGGTGTGGCTGGGTTCCGAGCTGTTCGCGAACGCGGTGCTGCACAGCCGCAGCGGCGACCCGGGCGGCACGGTCACCGTCGGCGTGTACGAGTGGCCCGACCGGATCCGGGTGCGGATGGTCGACGACGGCCCCCGCGCGGAGTCGCCCGGCGGCCCGCACGTGCGGCCGCTCGACCTGGCCGAGCCGGGCGGCCTCGGACTGCGTGTGGTGTCGCTGAAGGCCGCGCGCTGGGGTGTGGACCATCCCGGTGACGGGTGCACCGGCGTGTGGTTCGACCTCGATTCGACCGGCCGCCCGCGCGGTGGCCGGTGA
- a CDS encoding BldC family transcriptional regulator, translated as MPPNPDFPAYHSAPFEEEDLLTSPEVAALFRVDVKTVSRWAVQGRLPSFRTPGGHRRFPSGEVRALLARSRTPIRS; from the coding sequence GTGCCTCCGAACCCCGACTTCCCCGCGTACCACAGCGCCCCCTTCGAGGAGGAGGACCTGCTGACGTCGCCGGAGGTGGCGGCGCTCTTCCGGGTCGACGTCAAGACCGTGTCCAGGTGGGCGGTGCAGGGGCGCCTGCCCAGTTTCCGTACGCCCGGGGGGCACCGCCGCTTTCCCTCGGGCGAGGTCCGAGCCCTGCTCGCCCGCAGCCGCACCCCCATCCGGAGCTGA
- a CDS encoding enoyl-CoA hydratase/isomerase family protein gives MPTLERHDDVFVLDLGEGENRLHPDWLTEVDAALDEVEKAEGPRALVTAATGKFYSNGLDLDWLFAHPEQHPDYLARVQDLLARILSLPLFTVSAVQGHAFAAGAMLSLAHDVRVMRADRGFWCLPEADIDIPFTPGMSALIQARLTPQTAHVAMTTARRYGGSDALAAGIVDQAVPEDDVRPTAVELARSQAAKAASPTLGTIKTRMYGPVLDLLRERG, from the coding sequence ATGCCCACCCTTGAACGCCACGACGACGTCTTCGTCCTCGATCTGGGCGAGGGCGAGAACCGCCTGCACCCCGACTGGCTCACCGAGGTCGACGCGGCCCTGGACGAGGTGGAGAAGGCCGAGGGCCCGCGCGCCCTGGTGACCGCCGCGACCGGCAAGTTCTACTCCAACGGACTGGACCTCGACTGGCTGTTCGCCCACCCCGAGCAGCACCCGGACTACCTCGCGAGGGTCCAGGACCTCCTGGCACGGATCCTGTCCCTGCCGCTCTTCACGGTGTCGGCCGTCCAGGGTCACGCCTTCGCCGCCGGGGCGATGCTCTCCCTGGCCCACGACGTCAGAGTCATGCGCGCCGACCGCGGCTTCTGGTGCCTGCCCGAGGCCGACATCGACATCCCGTTCACACCGGGGATGTCCGCGCTCATCCAGGCCCGCCTGACCCCCCAGACCGCGCACGTGGCCATGACCACCGCCCGCCGCTACGGCGGAAGCGACGCGCTCGCAGCCGGCATCGTCGACCAGGCCGTCCCCGAGGACGACGTGCGCCCGACCGCGGTGGAACTCGCCCGCTCGCAGGCGGCCAAGGCGGCGAGCCCGACCCTCGGGACCATCAAGACCCGCATGTACGGGCCCGTCCTGGACCTGCTCAGGGAACGCGGCTGA
- a CDS encoding RDD family protein, giving the protein MSTGEHRPDPGDPRPGIREQHPAPPPPRSHAEGRPAADPGPPRPERQGPGRYEASAGGQGEAAPVPPPTGAAAGRRAVPGDVDVVWRRIAQYLIDSVISGIGIALAYAVFIPLAPTPGGAEGSLAQPWLATLAYTVFTVLAVAIFLAYWVLVPIMSAKGQTLGMMLMGIRIVRGDGGRVSAARHLVRVLLFIVDGILSGLVGLLVILGSDRNQRVGDMVADTLVVRDRG; this is encoded by the coding sequence ATGAGTACGGGAGAGCACAGGCCGGACCCCGGCGATCCGCGTCCGGGGATCCGCGAACAGCACCCCGCGCCGCCCCCTCCGCGGTCCCACGCGGAGGGGCGGCCGGCGGCGGACCCGGGTCCGCCCCGCCCGGAACGGCAGGGGCCCGGACGGTACGAGGCGTCCGCGGGCGGGCAGGGTGAGGCGGCCCCGGTCCCGCCGCCGACAGGGGCCGCCGCCGGCCGCCGGGCCGTGCCCGGCGACGTCGACGTCGTCTGGCGCCGGATCGCGCAGTACCTCATCGACTCGGTGATCTCCGGGATCGGTATCGCCCTCGCCTACGCGGTGTTCATCCCGCTGGCGCCGACGCCGGGCGGCGCGGAAGGCTCCCTCGCCCAGCCGTGGCTGGCCACGCTCGCCTACACGGTGTTCACGGTCCTGGCCGTCGCCATCTTCCTCGCCTACTGGGTGCTGGTCCCGATCATGAGCGCGAAGGGGCAGACGCTCGGCATGATGCTGATGGGGATCAGGATCGTGCGCGGGGACGGCGGCAGGGTGTCGGCGGCGCGGCACCTGGTGCGGGTGCTCCTGTTCATCGTCGACGGCATCCTCTCCGGCCTGGTCGGACTGCTGGTCATCCTGGGCTCCGACCGAAACCAGCGGGTGGGCGACATGGTGGCGGACACGCTGGTGGTCCGGGACCGCGGCTGA
- a CDS encoding DUF6463 family protein, whose translation MTDTGRRLLRWASGIMVVLGAGHLALLAVFSRADIAAWGERGVWAAVPLDLAGTGATMVSLQNSLTFWAGPGSFAVPLILLGCLTWHLAGRGVPVPAWLGWGLAAWCLVGGVLLVPSPYFAGAVAGALVVLARRTNGRGRTSAVPATFDR comes from the coding sequence ATGACGGACACGGGACGGCGCCTGCTGCGCTGGGCGAGCGGCATCATGGTCGTGCTCGGCGCGGGGCACCTGGCGTTGCTGGCCGTCTTCTCCCGGGCGGACATCGCCGCGTGGGGGGAGCGCGGTGTGTGGGCGGCCGTACCGCTCGACCTGGCGGGAACCGGGGCGACCATGGTCTCGCTCCAGAACAGCCTCACCTTCTGGGCGGGTCCGGGGAGCTTCGCCGTACCGCTGATCCTGCTGGGCTGTCTGACCTGGCATCTCGCCGGACGCGGTGTGCCCGTGCCCGCGTGGCTCGGCTGGGGCCTGGCGGCGTGGTGCCTCGTCGGCGGCGTCCTGCTCGTGCCGTCCCCGTACTTCGCGGGTGCCGTCGCCGGCGCGCTCGTCGTCCTGGCGCGGCGGACGAACGGACGGGGGCGTACCTCCGCGGTTCCGGCTACGTTCGACCGATGA
- a CDS encoding DUF2867 domain-containing protein, translating into MARLAKTAYTEHPWIIRRLAPDFDVEDVWAFRTPGAGPDDFPAMLAAMRAFGAVTQQRGPVRFLFAVRWKLGALLGWDDPAAGTGGRVASLRDRLPEDLRATRPDLADDDTPMEPVYETDTESAGELANRTVHTVMHLGWAPGADGDHELRMTVLVKPNGWFGRLYMAAIAPFRHLVVYPALTRRWELAWLRRDDVPTGQGGGDR; encoded by the coding sequence ATGGCACGCCTCGCGAAGACCGCCTACACCGAGCACCCGTGGATCATCCGCCGACTGGCCCCGGACTTCGACGTCGAGGACGTGTGGGCCTTCCGCACTCCCGGAGCCGGGCCCGACGACTTCCCCGCGATGCTCGCCGCGATGCGGGCGTTCGGCGCGGTGACGCAGCAGAGGGGCCCGGTCCGGTTCCTGTTCGCCGTGCGCTGGAAGCTCGGTGCGCTCCTGGGCTGGGACGACCCGGCGGCGGGCACCGGCGGGCGCGTCGCCTCCCTCCGCGACCGCCTGCCCGAGGACCTGCGCGCTACCCGGCCGGACCTCGCCGACGACGACACACCCATGGAGCCGGTCTACGAGACCGACACGGAGTCCGCCGGCGAACTCGCGAACCGGACCGTGCACACCGTCATGCACCTCGGCTGGGCGCCGGGCGCCGACGGCGACCACGAGCTGCGGATGACCGTCCTCGTCAAGCCCAACGGATGGTTCGGTCGGCTCTACATGGCCGCCATCGCGCCCTTCCGCCACCTCGTCGTCTATCCGGCGCTGACCCGGCGGTGGGAGCTGGCCTGGCTCCGCAGGGACGACGTCCCGACAGGACAGGGCGGAGGGGACCGATGA
- a CDS encoding TetR/AcrR family transcriptional regulator, giving the protein MPPTARTPRARWIDAGLDALAGGGPDAVRVESLAAALGVTKGGFYGYFDGRAALLTEMLDAWEARSTNDVLARVESEGGDPVDKFRRVGELTFSDDLHRIDIAVREWARQDPEVAERLRRVDNVRMEFLRTTFRSFVDDPDEVEARCTLAFALAIGRHFIAADHSGRTQREAVTLAGEFLLRP; this is encoded by the coding sequence GTGCCGCCGACCGCCCGCACCCCACGCGCCCGCTGGATCGACGCGGGCCTCGACGCTCTGGCCGGGGGCGGGCCCGACGCCGTGCGCGTCGAGTCCCTGGCCGCCGCCCTCGGCGTCACCAAGGGCGGCTTCTACGGCTACTTCGACGGCCGTGCGGCCCTGCTCACGGAGATGCTGGACGCGTGGGAGGCACGCAGCACCAACGACGTCCTCGCACGGGTGGAGTCCGAGGGAGGGGACCCGGTCGACAAGTTCCGGCGCGTCGGCGAGCTGACGTTCTCCGACGACCTGCACCGGATCGACATCGCGGTCCGTGAGTGGGCCCGCCAGGACCCGGAGGTCGCGGAGCGGCTCCGGCGCGTCGACAACGTCCGGATGGAGTTCCTCCGGACGACGTTCCGGTCGTTCGTCGACGACCCGGACGAGGTCGAGGCGCGGTGCACGCTGGCGTTCGCGCTCGCGATCGGCCGCCACTTCATCGCCGCGGACCATTCCGGGCGCACCCAGCGCGAAGCCGTGACCCTGGCGGGGGAGTTCCTCCTGCGCCCCTGA
- a CDS encoding dihydrofolate reductase family protein: protein MRALVSFVMTSLDGYYEGPNGELDWANVDGEFFEFSNRQDAYIDTLLFGRAGYEHMAAYWPDATDADPEVTAFMNSVEKVVVSSSLDQVEWNNATLARGGPAETVTALKQRPGKEIALFGSVRLTASLLELGLVDELRVMVNPVLLGGGASLYASLHQRVRLELRQTRTFHSGNVLLTYRPA from the coding sequence ATGCGCGCACTCGTCTCCTTCGTCATGACCAGCCTCGACGGCTACTACGAGGGCCCGAACGGCGAACTCGACTGGGCGAACGTCGACGGGGAGTTCTTCGAGTTCTCCAACCGGCAGGACGCCTACATCGACACGCTGCTGTTCGGCCGGGCCGGCTACGAGCACATGGCCGCGTACTGGCCGGACGCGACCGATGCCGACCCCGAGGTCACCGCGTTCATGAACAGCGTCGAGAAGGTCGTGGTCTCCTCCTCGCTCGACCAGGTCGAGTGGAACAACGCCACGCTCGCCCGCGGCGGCCCGGCCGAGACCGTCACCGCGCTCAAACAGCGGCCGGGCAAGGAGATCGCGCTGTTCGGCAGCGTGCGGCTCACCGCGAGCCTGCTCGAACTCGGCCTCGTCGACGAGTTGCGCGTGATGGTGAACCCGGTCCTGCTGGGCGGGGGCGCCTCCCTGTACGCGTCGCTCCACCAGCGTGTTCGGCTCGAACTGCGCCAGACCAGGACCTTCCACTCCGGCAACGTCCTGCTGACCTACCGCCCGGCCTGA
- a CDS encoding nuclear transport factor 2 family protein, whose translation MPRPDRRSDFGLPSSELALRTREFARRHLPGWLYGHCVRSYLFGRELASGNGLRPDHDYDDELVFAASLLHDIGVVPAGAGGQRFEVDGADAAARFLRGHGVAEERVVKVWDAVALHTSEGIAHRKSPEAAVTQLGVAADILGRDRDALPAGFADRVHAAFPRHDLGYTLAAAIVEQADGHPDKAGPLSFPGHLAALHAPHGTVPTWFDLVASAGWGDRPVYWDRVDDVATRPEQLGPLFERFLADGDVDRLVDLYEPDAAFAPRPGAVVRGHEAIRDALRAYVAEGVRVRLVRRRVEESSGLALMSHAASVSGPPGARTTETVTTELARRQPDGRWLYAIDDPFFGEAEHGGIEAAGRPRETDVVPGPGAKAAPSSEEAGTVPRRA comes from the coding sequence GTGCCTCGACCAGACCGTCGATCCGACTTCGGCCTTCCCTCGAGCGAACTCGCCCTCCGCACCCGGGAGTTCGCCCGGCGCCACCTGCCCGGGTGGCTGTACGGCCACTGTGTCCGGAGCTATCTGTTCGGCCGTGAGCTGGCGTCCGGCAACGGCCTGCGGCCCGATCACGACTATGACGACGAACTCGTCTTCGCCGCCTCCCTGCTGCACGACATCGGCGTGGTCCCTGCGGGCGCCGGCGGCCAGCGGTTCGAGGTCGACGGCGCCGACGCCGCAGCTCGGTTCCTGCGGGGACACGGTGTGGCGGAGGAGCGCGTGGTGAAGGTGTGGGACGCCGTCGCGCTGCACACCAGTGAGGGCATCGCGCACCGCAAGAGTCCGGAGGCCGCGGTGACCCAGCTCGGTGTGGCCGCCGACATCCTCGGGCGCGACCGCGACGCGCTGCCCGCCGGGTTCGCCGACCGGGTGCACGCCGCCTTCCCACGCCACGACCTCGGGTACACGCTCGCCGCGGCCATCGTCGAGCAGGCGGACGGCCACCCCGACAAGGCCGGACCCCTGAGCTTCCCGGGGCACTTGGCGGCCCTGCACGCACCGCACGGAACAGTGCCCACCTGGTTCGACCTCGTCGCGTCCGCGGGCTGGGGCGACCGGCCGGTGTACTGGGACCGGGTCGACGACGTCGCGACCCGTCCCGAGCAGCTGGGACCGCTCTTCGAACGCTTCCTCGCCGACGGCGACGTGGACCGTCTGGTGGACCTGTACGAACCGGACGCCGCCTTCGCACCCCGCCCAGGTGCCGTCGTACGCGGCCACGAGGCGATCCGGGACGCACTACGCGCCTATGTCGCCGAGGGTGTGCGGGTCCGCCTCGTGCGTCGCCGGGTCGAGGAGTCGTCGGGCCTGGCCCTGATGTCGCACGCCGCCTCGGTGTCCGGGCCGCCCGGCGCGCGGACGACGGAGACCGTGACGACCGAACTGGCCCGCCGCCAGCCCGACGGACGGTGGCTCTACGCGATCGACGACCCGTTCTTCGGCGAGGCGGAGCACGGGGGAATCGAAGCGGCGGGCAGGCCGCGGGAGACCGACGTGGTCCCGGGCCCGGGGGCGAAGGCGGCGCCGAGCTCCGAGGAGGCGGGCACGGTTCCGCGGCGGGCCTAG
- a CDS encoding GlxA family transcriptional regulator — translation MRTVAVLALDGVAGFELAIPGQVFGTANAVAQEPSYDVRVCAPGHRVETDPAFGRTELRTEWGLDALASADLVVVPGHTRFLEEPPADVTEALRRAVSKGAVVASVCVGAFVVAAAGALDGLRATTHWQYADELARRHPRVDVDPSVLYVDNGPVLTSAGVASGLDLCLHLVRRELGAEVAAGTARRTVMPLERSGGQAQYIEHPDPVAPTPSLRHTLEWMAANLHRPLTLEDIADRAALSVRSLNRHFRSQVGTTPMRWLLQARVRRAQQLLESTDQPIDRVAAETGFGSTVTFRHHFTRLTGVPPGAYRGTFARRARA, via the coding sequence ATGAGGACCGTGGCCGTACTGGCGCTGGACGGGGTCGCCGGCTTCGAACTGGCCATCCCGGGCCAGGTGTTCGGCACTGCCAATGCCGTCGCGCAGGAGCCCTCCTACGACGTACGCGTGTGCGCCCCGGGCCACAGAGTCGAGACCGACCCGGCGTTCGGCCGCACGGAGCTGCGCACCGAGTGGGGTCTCGACGCCCTCGCCTCGGCCGACCTCGTGGTCGTGCCGGGCCACACGCGGTTCCTCGAGGAACCGCCCGCGGACGTGACCGAGGCACTGAGGCGGGCCGTGTCGAAGGGCGCCGTGGTCGCCTCGGTCTGCGTCGGCGCGTTCGTCGTCGCCGCGGCCGGCGCGCTGGACGGACTGCGCGCGACCACGCACTGGCAGTACGCGGACGAGCTCGCGAGACGCCACCCCCGCGTCGACGTCGACCCCTCGGTCCTGTACGTGGACAACGGGCCGGTCCTGACCTCCGCCGGAGTGGCGTCCGGCCTGGACCTGTGCCTGCACCTGGTCCGCCGGGAGCTGGGCGCGGAGGTCGCCGCGGGCACGGCGCGGCGCACGGTCATGCCCCTGGAACGGAGCGGGGGCCAGGCCCAGTACATCGAGCACCCCGACCCGGTGGCGCCCACGCCCTCCCTGCGGCACACGCTGGAGTGGATGGCCGCCAACCTCCACCGCCCCCTCACCCTGGAGGACATCGCCGACCGGGCCGCTCTGAGCGTGCGCAGCCTGAACCGGCACTTCCGCTCCCAGGTCGGCACCACTCCGATGCGATGGCTCCTGCAGGCCCGGGTCCGTCGGGCGCAGCAGCTCCTGGAATCGACCGACCAACCGATCGACCGGGTCGCCGCCGAGACGGGGTTCGGCTCGACCGTGACCTTCCGCCACCACTTCACCCGGCTGACGGGGGTGCCGCCCGGTGCCTACCGCGGCACGTTCGCCCGGCGCGCGCGGGCATGA